The following coding sequences are from one Papilio machaon chromosome 8, ilPapMach1.1, whole genome shotgun sequence window:
- the LOC106720654 gene encoding ras-related and estrogen-regulated growth inhibitor-like protein: protein MKMTVNRIRVVVLGSPRSGKSAVVVRYLTKRYIGEYSSTGDFLYQHRVAFDGATSEVEVLDTCGCAKRGCLADHLRWGDAFAVVYSVCDRRSFLAAAELLALLERTRLPGCAAVTLLGNKRDLEHARCVKAEEGQELSLRFGCQFYEVSAAESCAGAALAFHALLREARSLALLLPTPRRKLAAYSVSKVIGTILGLSNKSVRKKRPSLSI from the exons CGGTGGTTGTGCGGTATTTGACAAAGCGGTACATTGGCGAATACAGCTCTACTGGCG ATTTTCTTTATCAACATCGAGTAGCGTTTGATGGTGCTACCTCAGAAGTAGAGGTGTTGGATACATGTGGATGTGCG AAACGTGGATGTCTGGCGGACCACTTGCGTTGGGGAGATGCTTTCGCGGTCGTGTATTCTGTTTGCGACCGGCGCTCCTTTCTGGCCGCCGCTGAACTCTTGGCTCTATTGGAGAGGACGAGACTGCCAGGCTGCGCAGCCGTCACGCTGCTAGGGAATAAAAGAGACCTGGAACATGCGAG GTGTGTCAAAGCTGAAGAAGGTCAAGAGCTGTCATTGCGATTCGGTTGCCAGTTCTACGAGGTGTCTGCGGCGGAGTCGTGCGCTGGCGCTGCGCTCGCCTTCCACGCGCTGCTACGGGAGGCGCGCTCGCTGGCGCTGCTGCTGCCCACACCGCGCCGCAAGCTAGCCGCTTACTCCGTCTCTAAG GTGATTGGGACGATTCTGGGCTTGAGCAACAAGAGCGTGAGGAAGAAAAGACCATCTCTCAGCATATGA